In Juglans microcarpa x Juglans regia isolate MS1-56 chromosome 4S, Jm3101_v1.0, whole genome shotgun sequence, a single window of DNA contains:
- the LOC121263424 gene encoding REF/SRPP-like protein At3g05500 codes for MEDLRSQAEMRKEEDDGEQRQLKYLEFVQVATIHAVMCFSNLYCYAKDKAGPLKPGVETVEGTVKSVVGPVYDMFHDVPIEVLLYVDRKVEASVTELDRHVPPIIKQASSQAFSAAQSAPELARAVASEVKRAGVVDTASGIAKSVLTKYEPTAKDLYSKYEPKAEQCAVLAWRKLNQLPLFPQVAQVVVPTAAYCTEKYNQTVRNTAEKGYRVSSYLPLVPTERIAEVFRGASAESTVAAH; via the exons ATGGAAGATTTGAGATCGCAGGCTGAGATG AGAAAGGAGGAGGATGATGGGGAGCAGAGGCAGCTGAAGTACCTGGAGTTTGTGCAGGTGGCAACAATTCACGCCGTGATGTGCTTCTCAAACCTCTACTGTTACGCAAAGGACAAGGCGGGTCCTCTGAAGCCTGGGGTTGAGACTGTCGAGGGCACCGTCAAGAGCGTCGTTGGACCTGTCTACGACATGTTCCACGACGTTCCTATCGAGGTCCTCTTGTACGTGGACCGCAAG GTCGAGGCGTCTGTGACTGAATTGGACCGCCATGTGCCTCCAATCATCAAGCAAGCTTCTTCCCAGGCCTTCTCAGCTGCTCAAAGCGCCCCAGAGCTAGCTCGAGCTGTTGCCTCCGAAGTTAAGCGTGCTGGGGTGGTGGACACCGCTTCAGGTATTGCCAAATCTGTTTTAACCAAATACGAGCCAACTGCTAAAGATCTATACTCCAAGTATGAACCAAAAGCAGAGCAGTGCGCGGTGTTAGCTTGGCGCAAGCTCAATCAGCTGCCCCTCTTCCCCCAAGTGGCTCAAGTTGTTGTCCCAACCGCAGCTTATTGTACAGAGAAGTACAACCAAACAGTGCGTAACACTGCAGAGAAGGGTTACAGGGTTTCGTCTTACCTGCCCTTGGTCCCTACAGAAAGGATTGCCGAGGTTTTCAGGGGTGCTAGTGCTGAATCGACTGTGGCAGCCCATTGA